In the genome of Streptomyces racemochromogenes, one region contains:
- a CDS encoding ComF family protein: MREWWRELAGLVLPVDCAGCGAARVVLCGACRDALSGTGAGRVRPAARRAGPAGLPAVYAGARYEDAVRAVVLAHKERGALPLAGPLGTALAAAVARTGAVGGRAAGAAELVLVPVPSARRAVRARGHDPARRIALAASGRLRGAGAAARVAPVLRLRRAVADQAGLGARERQENLAGALEVRRGGAALAAGARIVLVDDVITTGATLAEAARALRMAGLRAEAAAVVAAPAGSFAPNGGNPDRAKIL, translated from the coding sequence GTGCGGGAGTGGTGGCGGGAGCTGGCCGGCCTCGTCCTGCCGGTGGACTGCGCCGGCTGCGGGGCCGCCCGCGTGGTGCTGTGCGGGGCGTGCCGGGACGCCCTGAGCGGCACGGGCGCGGGCCGGGTGCGTCCCGCGGCGCGGCGGGCGGGCCCGGCGGGGCTGCCCGCGGTGTACGCGGGGGCCCGGTACGAGGACGCCGTACGGGCGGTCGTGCTCGCGCACAAGGAGCGCGGGGCGCTGCCCCTGGCCGGTCCCCTCGGGACGGCCCTGGCGGCGGCGGTGGCCCGCACGGGTGCCGTCGGCGGCCGGGCCGCGGGCGCGGCGGAGCTGGTGCTGGTGCCGGTGCCCTCCGCGCGGCGGGCGGTGCGGGCGCGCGGGCACGACCCGGCGCGGCGGATCGCCCTGGCCGCGTCCGGGCGGCTGCGCGGGGCCGGTGCGGCCGCGCGCGTGGCGCCCGTGCTGCGGCTGCGGCGGGCCGTCGCGGACCAGGCGGGCCTGGGGGCCCGGGAGCGGCAGGAGAACCTGGCGGGGGCCCTGGAGGTGCGTCGGGGCGGGGCCGCGCTGGCGGCGGGGGCTCGGATCGTGCTGGTGGACGACGTGATCACGACCGGAGCCACGCTCGCGGAGGCGGCGAGGGCCTTGCGCATGGCGGGCCTGCGGGCGGAGGCTGCCGCAGTGGTCGCCGCTCCGGCGGGTTCCTTCGCGCCGAACGGCGGAAACCCGGACCGGGCAAAAATCTTGTGA
- the hpf gene encoding ribosome hibernation-promoting factor, HPF/YfiA family — MDIVVKGRKTEVPERFRKHVAEKLNPDRIQKLDAKVISLDVEVSKEHNPRQADRSDRVEITLHSRGPVIRAEAAAADPYAALDLAQDKLEARLRKQHDKRFTRRGTGRLSAAEVADHVAGVATLNSNGEPVYEDTEEGVPVKRIGSLEVQGEGPLIVREKTHSARPMSLDQALYEMELVGHDFYLFVDSETKMPSVVYRRHAYDYGVIHVDPDGASSSEPSGAGAGGALGG, encoded by the coding sequence GTGGACATCGTCGTCAAGGGCCGCAAGACCGAGGTGCCCGAGCGGTTCCGCAAGCACGTGGCCGAGAAGCTGAATCCGGACCGGATCCAGAAGCTCGACGCCAAGGTGATCAGCTTGGACGTCGAGGTGTCCAAGGAGCACAACCCGCGCCAGGCCGACCGTTCCGACCGCGTGGAGATCACCCTGCACTCGCGGGGACCGGTGATCCGGGCGGAGGCCGCCGCCGCCGACCCGTACGCGGCGCTCGACCTGGCACAGGACAAGCTGGAGGCCCGGCTGCGCAAGCAGCACGACAAGCGCTTCACCCGCCGTGGCACCGGACGGCTCTCGGCGGCCGAGGTCGCCGACCACGTCGCCGGCGTCGCGACTCTCAACAGCAACGGCGAGCCGGTCTACGAGGACACGGAGGAAGGGGTCCCGGTCAAGCGGATCGGTTCCCTGGAGGTACAGGGCGAAGGCCCGCTCATCGTCCGCGAGAAGACCCACTCGGCCCGGCCGATGTCGCTCGACCAGGCTCTGTACGAAATGGAACTGGTCGGCCACGACTTCTATCTGTTCGTCGACTCCGAGACCAAGATGCCCAGCGTCGTCTACCGGCGCCACGCCTACGACTACGGCGTCATCCACGTGGACCCCGACGGGGCGTCCAGCTCGGAGCCCTCGGGAGCGGGCGCGGGCGGCGCGCTCGGAGGCTGA
- a CDS encoding response regulator: MADGFGPARDDDGADCHGAQDPAGEPIRVLVVDDHALFRRGLEIVLAQEEDIQVVGEAGDGAEAVDKAADLLPDIVLMDVRMPRRGGIEACTSIKEVAPSAKIIMLTISDEEADLYDAIKAGATGYLLKEISTDEVATAIRAVADGQSQISPSMASKLLTEFKSMIQRTDERRLVPAPRLTDRELEVLKLVATGMNNRDIAKQLFISENTVKNHVRNILEKLQLHSRMEAVVYAMREKILEIR, translated from the coding sequence ATGGCGGACGGCTTCGGGCCGGCGCGCGACGACGACGGCGCCGACTGTCATGGGGCGCAGGACCCGGCCGGGGAGCCGATCCGGGTGCTCGTGGTCGACGACCACGCCCTCTTCCGGCGCGGGCTGGAGATCGTCCTCGCCCAGGAGGAGGACATCCAGGTCGTCGGCGAGGCCGGGGACGGGGCGGAGGCCGTGGACAAGGCCGCCGACCTGCTGCCCGACATCGTGCTGATGGACGTGCGGATGCCCCGGCGCGGCGGCATCGAGGCGTGCACCTCGATCAAGGAGGTCGCCCCCTCCGCGAAGATCATCATGCTGACGATCAGCGACGAGGAAGCCGACCTCTACGACGCGATCAAGGCGGGCGCCACCGGCTACCTCCTCAAGGAGATCTCGACGGACGAGGTCGCGACGGCGATCCGCGCGGTCGCCGACGGCCAGTCCCAGATCAGCCCGTCGATGGCGTCGAAGCTGCTCACCGAGTTCAAGTCGATGATCCAGCGCACCGACGAGCGCCGGCTGGTCCCGGCGCCGCGGCTGACGGACCGGGAACTCGAGGTCCTCAAGCTGGTGGCCACGGGCATGAACAACCGGGACATCGCCAAGCAGCTGTTCATCTCCGAGAACACCGTGAAGAACCACGTCCGCAACATCCTGGAGAAGCTCCAGCTGCACTCCCGGATGGAAGCCGTCGTGTACGCGATGCGGGAGAAGATCCTGGAGATCCGCTGA